The nucleotide window CGCTGCGGCCAGGCCGAGGAGCATGGCAACCATCGCCGCGCGAGACGACGGCTGGCCGCTGGCCGCCGCGAGCCCGTCGGGGCGGGCAGGGGCAAGCGCCGTCCACACGCCGACCATGGCAGCGCGCGACGCGGCTTCAACCAGGATCAGCAGGAGAGCTGCCGAAAGCGCGCCGACACGCGCCATGAGGGCTGCGAGCAGCACGGCCCGCAATCCGACGCAGACCACAAGCGCCAGCGTGCCGAAAGCGCCGATGCGACTGTCCTTCATGATCTCCAGCCGCCGCTCGCGCCGGCTGGCGCCGAAGAACCCGTCGGCGACATCGGCGAGCCCGTCCTCGTGCAACGCGCCGGTGAGCATCATCGCGAAGGCGACGGCAAGAAGCGAGGCGGCAAGCGGCGGCAGGTCCGTGAGGCCGAGGAGGGCCAGCAGCAGGGCCGGCGGCAGGGCGAGCAGGG belongs to Stappia indica and includes:
- the cobS gene encoding adenosylcobinamide-GDP ribazoletransferase, which produces MKPEAEVPRDRITDPVLRAAADLAACLRFFSRVPVPAANRLDDPSQLPAFSRAAWLVPVAGALLALPPALLLALLGLTDLPPLAASLLAVAFAMMLTGALHEDGLADVADGFFGASRRERRLEIMKDSRIGAFGTLALVVCVGLRAVLLAALMARVGALSAALLLILVEAASRAAMVGVWTALAPARPDGLAAASGQPSSRAAMVAMLLGLAAALTGLALLPAPAVFAALLLAATAATGTALLARARIGGHTGDVLGATQQLALVGLLLGFCLAQ